In a single window of the Rhodamnia argentea isolate NSW1041297 chromosome 2, ASM2092103v1, whole genome shotgun sequence genome:
- the LOC115734362 gene encoding F-box/LRR-repeat/kelch-repeat protein At1g09650-like isoform X1, translating to MPPFRDLLFPSFPGMKECSMAKSLGSKGKNLARLVEEKACSKKFQQEEEQKRIPYLPKDCLTNILIRLPHSSLLRSMLVCKSWRSIITSLNFVHAHLHRSDTILIFQSWIRTPHIYYSSLTTRPPESPNSFSIEANYLQSQNIPILTQPNINHSEKSYVKFMEFSNGNCEERDYKISCLGMIRATCDGLILLDNRMKEGGLIVLNPVTRKLDPLPLGTLYPAHKESYGFALSKVSGVYNVVHLFRDELDFFHCEILSLGTRVWRPVYGPEPGLFGWLGHRPVFAIGSLHWVPLVDHSDYIVSLEMDSEKFHKVSLPTSCRTYDRILEMHGSLCFIAHEEMTQINIWMLEGLSGHAWKQTCSITMGCTFDMVPLLSLKMSGDVIFERDEDYSLYRYHFELKEMRRIEVQGKCPVPSNTYFTHVNSFISWRCHGEDAGFAVMEV from the exons ATGCCCCCTTTTCGTGATTTGCTGTTCCCCTCCTTTCCCG GAATGAAGGAATGTTCAATGGCAAAATCCTTGGGAAGCAAGGGAAAGAATCTCGCGAGATTAGTTGAAGAAAAGGCTTGTTCAAAGAAGTTTCAGCAAGAGGAAGAACAAAAGCGAATTCCTTATCTTCCAAAAGACTGCCTCACTAACATCCTCATCCGTCTCCCTCACAGTTCCCTCCTCAGGTCGATGCTTGTTTGCAAGTCCTGGAGAAGCATCATAACGAGCCTCAATTTTGTTCATGCCCATCTTCATCGATCTGACACCATCCTGATTTTTCAGTCTTGGATTCGGACACCTCACATTTATTACTCCAGTTTAACAACCCGGCCACCTGAAAGCCCAAACTCTTTCTCAATTGAAGCAAACTATTTGCAATCACAGAACATTCCCATCTTGACTCAGCCTAACATCAATCATTCAGAAAAATCCTATGTCAAGTTTATGGAATTTAGCAATGGGAATTGCGAGGAAAGAGACTACAAGATAAGCTGCTTGGGGATGATAAGAGCGACTTGCGATGGTCTAATCCTGCTAGACAACAGGATGAAGGAAGGTGGGTTAATAGTCTTGAACCCCGTGACCAGAAAGCTCGACCCGCTTCCTTTAGGCACTCTCTATCCTGCGCATAAGGAATCTTATGGTTTCGCCTTGAGCAAGGTCTCTGGGGTATATAACGTGGTGCACTTGTTCAGAGACGAGCTAGATTTTTTCCATTGTGAGATTCTCAGTCTCGGAACAAGAGTGTGGAGGCCGGTATACGGCCCGGAACCTGGGCTATTTGGTTGGCTCGGTCACAGACCAGTTTTCGCGATAGGATCTCTGCACTGGGTTCCTTTGGTTGACCACAGTGATTACATAGTGTCCTTGGAAATGGACAGCGAGAAGTTTCACAAAGTATCACTCCCTACAAGTTGCAGAACATATGACCGCATTCTCGAGATGCACGGTTCCTTGTGCTTCATTGCTCATGAAGAGATGACCCAGATCAACATCTGGATGTTGGAGGGATTGTCAGGGCATGCGTGGAAGCAGACGTGTTCCATCACCATGGGTTGCACATTTGACATGGTCCCGCTATTGAGCTTGAAGATGAGCGGAGACGTCATTTTCGAGCGCGACGAAGATTATTCGCTGTACCGATATCATTTCGAGCTCAAAGAAATGAGGAGGATTGAGGTGCAAGGAAAATGCCCCGTGCCATCGAATACATACTTTACCCATGTCAATAGCTTCATCTCTTGGCGATGCCACGGTGAAGACGCCGGCTTCGCTGTGATGGAGGTCTGA
- the LOC115734362 gene encoding F-box/LRR-repeat/kelch-repeat protein At1g09650-like isoform X2: MKECSMAKSLGSKGKNLARLVEEKACSKKFQQEEEQKRIPYLPKDCLTNILIRLPHSSLLRSMLVCKSWRSIITSLNFVHAHLHRSDTILIFQSWIRTPHIYYSSLTTRPPESPNSFSIEANYLQSQNIPILTQPNINHSEKSYVKFMEFSNGNCEERDYKISCLGMIRATCDGLILLDNRMKEGGLIVLNPVTRKLDPLPLGTLYPAHKESYGFALSKVSGVYNVVHLFRDELDFFHCEILSLGTRVWRPVYGPEPGLFGWLGHRPVFAIGSLHWVPLVDHSDYIVSLEMDSEKFHKVSLPTSCRTYDRILEMHGSLCFIAHEEMTQINIWMLEGLSGHAWKQTCSITMGCTFDMVPLLSLKMSGDVIFERDEDYSLYRYHFELKEMRRIEVQGKCPVPSNTYFTHVNSFISWRCHGEDAGFAVMEV; the protein is encoded by the coding sequence ATGAAGGAATGTTCAATGGCAAAATCCTTGGGAAGCAAGGGAAAGAATCTCGCGAGATTAGTTGAAGAAAAGGCTTGTTCAAAGAAGTTTCAGCAAGAGGAAGAACAAAAGCGAATTCCTTATCTTCCAAAAGACTGCCTCACTAACATCCTCATCCGTCTCCCTCACAGTTCCCTCCTCAGGTCGATGCTTGTTTGCAAGTCCTGGAGAAGCATCATAACGAGCCTCAATTTTGTTCATGCCCATCTTCATCGATCTGACACCATCCTGATTTTTCAGTCTTGGATTCGGACACCTCACATTTATTACTCCAGTTTAACAACCCGGCCACCTGAAAGCCCAAACTCTTTCTCAATTGAAGCAAACTATTTGCAATCACAGAACATTCCCATCTTGACTCAGCCTAACATCAATCATTCAGAAAAATCCTATGTCAAGTTTATGGAATTTAGCAATGGGAATTGCGAGGAAAGAGACTACAAGATAAGCTGCTTGGGGATGATAAGAGCGACTTGCGATGGTCTAATCCTGCTAGACAACAGGATGAAGGAAGGTGGGTTAATAGTCTTGAACCCCGTGACCAGAAAGCTCGACCCGCTTCCTTTAGGCACTCTCTATCCTGCGCATAAGGAATCTTATGGTTTCGCCTTGAGCAAGGTCTCTGGGGTATATAACGTGGTGCACTTGTTCAGAGACGAGCTAGATTTTTTCCATTGTGAGATTCTCAGTCTCGGAACAAGAGTGTGGAGGCCGGTATACGGCCCGGAACCTGGGCTATTTGGTTGGCTCGGTCACAGACCAGTTTTCGCGATAGGATCTCTGCACTGGGTTCCTTTGGTTGACCACAGTGATTACATAGTGTCCTTGGAAATGGACAGCGAGAAGTTTCACAAAGTATCACTCCCTACAAGTTGCAGAACATATGACCGCATTCTCGAGATGCACGGTTCCTTGTGCTTCATTGCTCATGAAGAGATGACCCAGATCAACATCTGGATGTTGGAGGGATTGTCAGGGCATGCGTGGAAGCAGACGTGTTCCATCACCATGGGTTGCACATTTGACATGGTCCCGCTATTGAGCTTGAAGATGAGCGGAGACGTCATTTTCGAGCGCGACGAAGATTATTCGCTGTACCGATATCATTTCGAGCTCAAAGAAATGAGGAGGATTGAGGTGCAAGGAAAATGCCCCGTGCCATCGAATACATACTTTACCCATGTCAATAGCTTCATCTCTTGGCGATGCCACGGTGAAGACGCCGGCTTCGCTGTGATGGAGGTCTGA
- the LOC115734969 gene encoding uncharacterized oxidoreductase At4g09670-like, whose product MADNPVRFGIIGCAAIARKLCRAIALAPNATLHALGSRSIEKAKSFAAANRLSGAVKLYGSYGDVLDDPLVDAVYLPLPTSLHAAWAVSAARRGKHVLLEKPTAVDAAELDRILEACQASGVQFMDGTMWLHHPRTEKMMEIVSDRGRFGELKSINSISMFAPSREFFEDNIRVKPDLDSLGALGDLGWYCIGAFLWAAGFELPSAASALPDVTHSSAGVILSCSAVLYWGSAHETAATFHCSFLAHASMDLAVVGSNGSLHLKDFTIPIEEGSASFEFTPGAKFVDLHIGWSAKPEKVLVPAELPQEALMIREFASLVQGIRDSGRSPESKWPEISRKTQLVLDAVNKSIDGGCMLVHL is encoded by the exons ATGGCGGACAACCCCGTCCGCTTCGGCATCATCGGATGCGCCGCAATCGCGCGGAAGCTGTGCAGGGCCATCGCTCTCGCCCCGAATGCCACCCTCCACGCCCTCGGCAGCCGCTCCATCGAGAAGGCCAAGTCGTTCGCCGCCGCGAACAGGCTCTCCGGCGCCGTCAAGCTCTACGGGAGCTACGGCGATGTCCTGGACGACCCGCTCGTCGACGCCGTCTACCTTCCGCTGCCGACGAGCCTGCACGCGGCCTGGGCGGTCTCGGCCGCGAGGAGGGGAAAGCACGTGCTCCTGGAGAAGCCGACGGCGGTCGACGCGGCGGAGCTCGATCGGATCCTGGAGGCCTGCCAGGCGAGTGGGGTCCAGTTCATGGACGGGACCATGTGGCTGCATCATCCGAGGACGGAGAAAATGATGGAGATTGTGTCTGATCGCGGGCGGTTTGGAGAACTTAAATCG ATCAACAGCATCTCCATGTTTGCGCCAAGTCGAGAATTTTTCGAGGATAATATTCGAGTAAAGCCTGACCTGGACTCTCTCGGTGCGCTCGGCGATTTGGGCTGGTATTGCATAGGAGCCTTTCTTTGGGCTGCGGGTTTCGAGCTACCGTCTGCTGCATCCGCTCTTCCGGATGTCACCCACAGCTCGGCCGGAGTCATCCTGTCGTGCTCCGCTGTGTTATACTGGGGTTCGGCTCATGAAACGGCCGCAACGTTCCACTGCTCGTTCCTCGCCCACGCGTCCATGGACTTGGCAGTGGTCGGTTCGAATGGATCGCTGCATCTCAAGGACTTCACAATACCAATCGAGGAGGGTTCTGCTTCATTCGAATTCACCCCCGGTGCTAAATTCGTGGACCTCCACATAGGGTGGAGCGCAAAGCCGGAGAAAGTCCTCGTCCCCGCGGAGCTTCCACAAGAGGCCCTGATGATTCGGGAGTTTGCGAGCCTTGTTCAGGGCATTCGCGATTCCGGGCGTTCCCCAGAGAGCAAATGGCCTGAAATCAGCAGAAAGACGCAGCTAGTCCTCGACGCAGTAAACAAGTCCATAGATGGAGGGTGTATGCTTGTTCACTTGTAA
- the LOC115732132 gene encoding pentatricopeptide repeat-containing protein At3g14330 isoform X2 produces the protein MFCSTSFSPAITLPTTITATSHPKTIKPGKPFNSTLRSLCRSGRLEEAVRLIESAPSKFADPQSYSLILHSCISSKSLEHGQRLYLQLLLCTDRGNGSLLDDQTVRAKLVTLFSVCGRVDEARRIFEDGLDNGLVSESMWVAMAVGYSKNGCSKEALLLYRDMLWQCVVPSKFALSMALKASADLTDLWVGRAVHAQVVKSGEDPDQAVYNALLNLYGECGRLEEAWRVFEKMPEKNVISWNSLIAAFVDQNQVTEALGTFRRMQRDRILFSWVTLTTILAACAAATALHSGKEVHAQIVKSKARPDILVLNSLMDMYSKCGVTDYCKKVFDGMREKDLTTWNTLLNSYAVNGSMNETVKLFDAMTKSGIRPDAVTFVTLLSGCSHTGLTDEGRRLFDQMEDFEISPTSEHYACLVDMLGRAGKIEEALKVAEHMPMKPSSSVWGSLLNSCRLHGNVAVAEKIASHLFELEPNNSGNYVILSNIYANAGMWDHVEVVRESMGKKGIKKEAGCSWIQIKNRIHAFVAGGHVDFQNSSEYRNLWNDLMEAMEEAGYVPDTRAVLHNVNEEMKTSWVCGHSERLATVFALIHTGAGTPIRITKNLRVCADCHSWMKFASRVTSRVITLRDTNRFHHFKGDKPELPR, from the exons ATGTTCTGCTCCACTTCTTTCTCACCCGCCATTACCTTGCCAACTACCATAACCGCCACTTCACATCCCAAGACCATCAAACCCGGCAAGCCCTTCAATTCAACCCTCAGATCTCTCTGCAGATCAGGCAGACTAGAAGAGGCTGTTCGCTTGATCGAATCTGCGCCGTCGAAATTCGCCGATCCCCAGTCCTATTCCCTCATCCTCCATAGTTGCATCTCCAGCAAATCCTTAGAACATGGCCAGAGACTATATCTACAATTATTACTATGTACGGATAGAGGCAATGGTAGTCTACTGGATGATCAGACCGTGAGAGCCAAGCTCGTTACCCTTTTCTCGGTCTGTGGCCGAGTCGACGAGGCGCGGCGAATTTTCGAAGATGGCCTTGACAATGGACTTGTCTCTGAGTCCATGTGGGTGGCAATGGCTGTTGGGTACTCCAAAAATGGGTGCTCCAAAGAGGCCTTGCTCCTGTACCGTGACATGTTGTGGCAGTGCGTTGTGCCAAGCAAGTTTGCCTTGTCAATGGCCTTAAAGGCAAGTGCAGATTTGACGGATTTATGGGTCGGTAGAGCTGTGCATGCCCAGGTGGTGAAGTCTGGTGAAGACCCAGATCAAGCTGTTTACAATGCTCTTCTGAACTTATATGGAGAGTGCGGGCGTTTGGAGGAAGCATGGAGGGTGTTTGAGAAAATGCCCGAGAAGAATGTAATTTCTTGGAACTCGTTGATTGCTGCTTTCGTTGACCAAAATCAGGTGACTGAAGCATTGGGCACTTTCAGGAGAATGCAGAGAGATAGGATATTGTTCAGTTGGGTCACGTTGACAACAATCTTAGCAGCTTGTGCAGCAGCAACGGCGCTTCATAGCGGGAAGGAAGTACATGCTCAGATTGTGAAATCAAAAGCAAGACCAGACATTTTGGTACTTAATTCGCTCATGGATATGTATTCTAAGTGTGGCGTCACAGATTATTGCAAGAAAGTGTTCGATGGAATGCGGGAAAAGGATTTGACGACTTGGAACACATTGCTGAATAGTTATGCAGTAAATGGATCAATGAATGAAACAGTCAAGCTTTTTGATGCAATGACCAAGTCCGGTATCAGACCTGATGCGGTCACTTTTGTCACTCTATTGTCTGGTTGCAGCCACACCGGGCTTACTGATGAGGGAAGGAGACTCTTTGATCAAATGGAGGATTTTGAGATCTCGCCAACTTCGGAGCATTACGCTTGTTTGGTGGATATGTTAGGAAGAGCCGGAAAAATCGAGGAGGCACTGAAAGTTGCAGAACACATGCCGATGAAGCCAAGCAGCAGCGTCTGGGGGTCTCTTCTCAACTCCTGTCGGCTCCATGGAAATGTGGCTGTTGCAGAGAAGATAGCAAGCCATCTCTTTGAGCTTGAACCGAACAATTCTGGGAACTACGTGATCCTTTCCAACATTTATGCAAATGCAGGAATGTGGGACCATGTTGAAGTGGTCAGAGAGTCAATGGGCAAGAAAGGGATAAAGAAGGAGGCTGGTTGCAGTTGGATACAAATAAAGAACAGAATACACGCTTTCGTAGCTGGAGGGCATGTTGATTTCCAGAACTCTTCGGAATATCGAAACTTATGGAATGATCTGATGGAAGCTATGGAAGAAGCGGGATACGTGCCTGATACTAGAGCGGTTCTTCACAATGtgaatgaagaaatgaagaCGTCGTGGGTTTGTGGGCATAGCGAGAGGCTGGCGACTGTGTTTGCTCTCATCCACACAGGTGCCGGGACACCAATAAGGATTACAAAGAATCTTCGTGTCTGTGCGGATTGTCATTCTTGGATGAAGTTTGCGTCAAGAGTTACAAGCCGAGTAATTACCTTGAGAGATACGAATCGGTTTCACCATTTCAAAGGAG ACAAACCTGAGCTGCCAAGATAG
- the LOC115732132 gene encoding pentatricopeptide repeat-containing protein At3g14330 isoform X1: protein MFCSTSFSPAITLPTTITATSHPKTIKPGKPFNSTLRSLCRSGRLEEAVRLIESAPSKFADPQSYSLILHSCISSKSLEHGQRLYLQLLLCTDRGNGSLLDDQTVRAKLVTLFSVCGRVDEARRIFEDGLDNGLVSESMWVAMAVGYSKNGCSKEALLLYRDMLWQCVVPSKFALSMALKASADLTDLWVGRAVHAQVVKSGEDPDQAVYNALLNLYGECGRLEEAWRVFEKMPEKNVISWNSLIAAFVDQNQVTEALGTFRRMQRDRILFSWVTLTTILAACAAATALHSGKEVHAQIVKSKARPDILVLNSLMDMYSKCGVTDYCKKVFDGMREKDLTTWNTLLNSYAVNGSMNETVKLFDAMTKSGIRPDAVTFVTLLSGCSHTGLTDEGRRLFDQMEDFEISPTSEHYACLVDMLGRAGKIEEALKVAEHMPMKPSSSVWGSLLNSCRLHGNVAVAEKIASHLFELEPNNSGNYVILSNIYANAGMWDHVEVVRESMGKKGIKKEAGCSWIQIKNRIHAFVAGGHVDFQNSSEYRNLWNDLMEAMEEAGYVPDTRAVLHNVNEEMKTSWVCGHSERLATVFALIHTGAGTPIRITKNLRVCADCHSWMKFASRVTSRVITLRDTNRFHHFKGGTCSCKDYW, encoded by the coding sequence ATGTTCTGCTCCACTTCTTTCTCACCCGCCATTACCTTGCCAACTACCATAACCGCCACTTCACATCCCAAGACCATCAAACCCGGCAAGCCCTTCAATTCAACCCTCAGATCTCTCTGCAGATCAGGCAGACTAGAAGAGGCTGTTCGCTTGATCGAATCTGCGCCGTCGAAATTCGCCGATCCCCAGTCCTATTCCCTCATCCTCCATAGTTGCATCTCCAGCAAATCCTTAGAACATGGCCAGAGACTATATCTACAATTATTACTATGTACGGATAGAGGCAATGGTAGTCTACTGGATGATCAGACCGTGAGAGCCAAGCTCGTTACCCTTTTCTCGGTCTGTGGCCGAGTCGACGAGGCGCGGCGAATTTTCGAAGATGGCCTTGACAATGGACTTGTCTCTGAGTCCATGTGGGTGGCAATGGCTGTTGGGTACTCCAAAAATGGGTGCTCCAAAGAGGCCTTGCTCCTGTACCGTGACATGTTGTGGCAGTGCGTTGTGCCAAGCAAGTTTGCCTTGTCAATGGCCTTAAAGGCAAGTGCAGATTTGACGGATTTATGGGTCGGTAGAGCTGTGCATGCCCAGGTGGTGAAGTCTGGTGAAGACCCAGATCAAGCTGTTTACAATGCTCTTCTGAACTTATATGGAGAGTGCGGGCGTTTGGAGGAAGCATGGAGGGTGTTTGAGAAAATGCCCGAGAAGAATGTAATTTCTTGGAACTCGTTGATTGCTGCTTTCGTTGACCAAAATCAGGTGACTGAAGCATTGGGCACTTTCAGGAGAATGCAGAGAGATAGGATATTGTTCAGTTGGGTCACGTTGACAACAATCTTAGCAGCTTGTGCAGCAGCAACGGCGCTTCATAGCGGGAAGGAAGTACATGCTCAGATTGTGAAATCAAAAGCAAGACCAGACATTTTGGTACTTAATTCGCTCATGGATATGTATTCTAAGTGTGGCGTCACAGATTATTGCAAGAAAGTGTTCGATGGAATGCGGGAAAAGGATTTGACGACTTGGAACACATTGCTGAATAGTTATGCAGTAAATGGATCAATGAATGAAACAGTCAAGCTTTTTGATGCAATGACCAAGTCCGGTATCAGACCTGATGCGGTCACTTTTGTCACTCTATTGTCTGGTTGCAGCCACACCGGGCTTACTGATGAGGGAAGGAGACTCTTTGATCAAATGGAGGATTTTGAGATCTCGCCAACTTCGGAGCATTACGCTTGTTTGGTGGATATGTTAGGAAGAGCCGGAAAAATCGAGGAGGCACTGAAAGTTGCAGAACACATGCCGATGAAGCCAAGCAGCAGCGTCTGGGGGTCTCTTCTCAACTCCTGTCGGCTCCATGGAAATGTGGCTGTTGCAGAGAAGATAGCAAGCCATCTCTTTGAGCTTGAACCGAACAATTCTGGGAACTACGTGATCCTTTCCAACATTTATGCAAATGCAGGAATGTGGGACCATGTTGAAGTGGTCAGAGAGTCAATGGGCAAGAAAGGGATAAAGAAGGAGGCTGGTTGCAGTTGGATACAAATAAAGAACAGAATACACGCTTTCGTAGCTGGAGGGCATGTTGATTTCCAGAACTCTTCGGAATATCGAAACTTATGGAATGATCTGATGGAAGCTATGGAAGAAGCGGGATACGTGCCTGATACTAGAGCGGTTCTTCACAATGtgaatgaagaaatgaagaCGTCGTGGGTTTGTGGGCATAGCGAGAGGCTGGCGACTGTGTTTGCTCTCATCCACACAGGTGCCGGGACACCAATAAGGATTACAAAGAATCTTCGTGTCTGTGCGGATTGTCATTCTTGGATGAAGTTTGCGTCAAGAGTTACAAGCCGAGTAATTACCTTGAGAGATACGAATCGGTTTCACCATTTCAAAGGAGGTACATGCTCTTGTAAGGATTATTGGTAG
- the LOC115732979 gene encoding protein GAMETE EXPRESSED 1 has translation MGYSPVPLFLLVLVFVPLNCHSWGGWFSSSRAVARSEGGSFQATRENSNGFVAEFSMETLTSPRGAKLVENARRKLADSNSCWSNAYSTLFAGCSEILAAEEKRSRFAWYLSDCFQRDSGRPAFPRCDEKSSMVDCRKKLDESERMVYLEFYLETNSICHQLQTHAFKQETERLVNDLKKSAESAEDKLEIIQDRSDSLFHRSNEIQDSLISIDSRTQQVAQASKNVQDHIEEVLHHSEAIYEQSRGIAASQSELRERQEKMKEQIEDGMAKILESSSSLGREIDSLRKEAGEIEKEINKVRDGMFSKMEDLQGKADDIGDKAGISLEKQKQLLDGQSTALKGLQFLTKFQSEALEESRSTLQQLAEYSSRQQEELLQRQEQLQRVHDNLVENSKSILAAQEAFESKQATMFVALDKLFALHNAMLLESRIIKAFFLYSLSIFIIYMFTSTKQTYTVRPWLYIGLCITFVIEVFILRFTTMGIEEQAWIINLFRSFFAVVTLAQLLYAILTYRDYEVLNHQILLALVEKVNGLQRENKLPEDLDSDVNWLSWMDTELPEEADINEDPDFLPPEEVGENSITTNICTRRYNLRRRFHI, from the exons ATGGGTTACAGTCCTGTTCCTCTGTTTCTACTTGTTCTGGTGTTCGTCCCCTTGAATTGCCACTCATGGGGTGGTTGGTTCTCCTCATCCCGGGCGGTGGCTCGCTCCGAAGGCGGTTCTTTTCAAGCGACGAGAGAAAATTCCAACGGTTTTGTGGCCGAGTTCTCCATGGAAACGCTCACTAGTCCCAGGGGGGCCAAATTAGTCGAGAACGCTAGAAGGAAATTGGCCGACTCGAATTCGTGTTGGAGTAATGCATACAGCACTCTCTTTGCTGGGTGCTCGGAGATTCTGGCTGCCGAGGAGAAGCGCTCGAGATTTGCTTGGTATCTCAGCGATTGCTTCCAGCGGGACTCGGGACGGCCTGCTTTCCCTCGTTGCGATGAGAAGTCCTCGATGGTCGATTGCCGCAAAAAGCTGGACGAGTCCGAACGCATGGTTTATCTCGAATTTTACCTCGAAACCAATTCTATCTGCCACCAATTACA GACACATGCATTTAAGCAGGAAACGGAGAGACTGGTGAATGATCTCAAGAAATCTGCAGAGAGCGCAGAAGACAAGCTAGAAATAATACAAGATAGATCGGATTCCCTTTTCCACCGTTCCAACGAGATACAGGATTCGCTGATCTCTATTGATTCCCGAACTCAGCAAGTGGCTCAGGCATCTAAGAATGTGCAAGATCACATTGAAGAAGTTCTGCATCACTCTGAAGCAATTTATGAGCAATCCAGGGGAATTGCCGCTTCCCAATCAGAGCTACGGGAAAGGCAAGAAAAAATGAAGGAGCAAATAGAAGATGGCATGGCGAAGATTTTGGAATCTTCCAGTAGTTTGGGACGAGAGATAGATTCGCTAAGGAAGGAAGCCGGAGAGATAGAGAAGGAGATAAATAAAGTTAGAGACGGGATGTTCTCGAAGATGGAGGATTTGCAAGGTAAAGCCGACGATATTGGGGATAAGGCGGGGATTTCACTGGAGAAGCAGAAGCAGCTCTTGGATGGACAGTCCACTGCACTTAAGGGCCTTCAGTTTCTCACTAAGTTTCAGTCTGAAGCACTAGAAGAGAGCAG GAGCACCTTGCAACAGTTGGCTGAATACAGCAGTAGACAACAAGAAGAACTTCTTCAACGGCAAGAGCAGCTTCAGCGCGTCCACGACAACTTGGTCGAGAACTCGAAGTCTATCTTGGCAGCTCAG GAAGCCTTTGAATCGAAGCAAGCGACAATGTTTGTGGCCCTTGACAAGCTATTTGCTTTGCACAATGCAATGCTTCTCGAGTCACGGATAATAAAGGCTTTCTTCCTGTATTCTTTATCGATCTTTATTATCTATATGTTCACCAGCACCAAGCAAACATACACTGTGAGGCCCTGGCTCTACATCG GTTTGTGCATAACCTTTGTTATCGAAGTATTTATTCTTCGATTCACGACCATGGGTATTGAAGAACAGGCATGGATCATAAACTTGTTTAGATCTTTCTTTGCAGTCGTTACTTTAGCCCAGCTTCTGTATGCAATTTTGACATACAG GGATTATGAAGTTTTGAATCATCAAATTCTATTAGCCTTGGTTGAGAAGGTGAATGGCTTACAAAGGGAGAACAAGCTCCCTGAGGACCTGGACAGTGATGTAAACTGGTTGTCGTGGATGGATACCGAGCTACCAGAAGAGGCAGATATCAATGAGGACCCGGACTTCTTGCCACCCGAGGAGGTCGGAGAGAATTCAATCACGACCAACATCTGCACAAGAAGATATAATCTCCGCCGCCGGTTTCATATTTGA
- the LOC115735121 gene encoding zinc finger protein 4-like: protein MKPTIDLELEAVSENDSEISSQVASNLSNQEPSKGPSNDNLANSFHLISPSAVGSGSKTVFLDLSLGCSNDESSGRDSAGVAFSSTSDCSNEPESHPAAAGPTTPRVFSCNYCQRKFFSSQALGGHQNAHKRERTLAKQAMRMGMFTSQRYSSLASLPLHGPPNFRDLGIKVHSSTHQVHQGMLQPTRPHDLSSGPRFGDGFLGVPIFIEDDDVELLWPGSFRQGAQARAPQPSFVLTGGSNISFVGVNPPSDAGNSAPDLALKL, encoded by the coding sequence ATGAAACCGACCATTGATCTGGAACTGGAGGCCGTCTCGGAAAATGACTCTGAGATTAGCAGCCAAGTCGCCTCCAATCTATCCAATCAAGAGCCCTCCAAGGGTCCCTCCAACGACAACCTCGCTAACTCTTTTCATCTCATCAGCCCTTCAGCTGTCGGATCAGGTTCCAAAACTGTATTCCTAGACTTAAGCCTCGGTTGCAGCAACGACGAGTCCAGCGGGAGGGATTCGGCGGGAGTTGCCTTCTCGAGCACCAGCGACTGTAGCAATGAGCCCGAATCTCATCCGGCAGCTGCAGGACCAACCACTCCTAGAGTCTTTTCTTGCAATTACTGTCAAAGGAAGTTTTTCAGCTCACAGGCACTCGGCGGCCATCAGAACGCTcacaagagagagaggaccCTGGCAAAGCAGGCCATGAGGATGGGAATGTTTACTTCACAGAGATATTCCAGCTTGGCGTCTTTGCCTTTGCACGGGCCCCCCAATTTCAGGGATCTGGGGATCAAAGTTCATTCCTCCACGCACCAGGTGCACCAAGGCATGTTGCAACCGACAAGACCACATGATCTGAGCAGCGGTCCGAGATTCGGAGACGGCTTTCTAGGTGTCCCGATCTTCATAGAAGATGACGATGTTGAGCTGTTGTGGCCTGGCAGCTTCCGTCAGGGGGCACAAGCACGCGCTCCTCAACCGAGTTTTGTGCTAACTGGAGGTTCTAACATAAGCTTTGTCGGGGTGAATCCACCATCTGATGCAGGCAATTCAGCACCTGACTTGGCACTGAAACTCTAA